One Spinacia oleracea cultivar Varoflay chromosome 4, BTI_SOV_V1, whole genome shotgun sequence DNA segment encodes these proteins:
- the LOC130471940 gene encoding uncharacterized protein — translation MAKEKLHGGWDEAYKLLPRYAEMIKQTNPGNYALITWGASSGDVNPEFRDCFFSFAAQIRGFLRGYGAHLSGFYKGILLTTLGIDGNNEIFVLAYGIKDTKSCDSWTYFMRCLRQMCEQEGCNSDDWTFISDRMKGVELAVRETFPKATRRVCYQHLYMNCKNNVFSGSAFHKLFWIAADAYNNYGYGKAMEKITDWYTSIRSWFMQRVGARFDKAIDMEDGQLTTYAVKELEDRTTESRLCYGTTCGGGEFEFRDGHVNFLIRLATRSCAYGKWQICGIPCKHAL, via the exons ATGGCCAAGGAGAAGCTGCATGGTGGTTGGGATGAAGCATATAAGTTGCTGCCTAGATATGCTGAGATGATTAAGCAAACTAACCCAGGGAATTATGCACTGATAACATGGGGGGCCAGTAGTGGGGATGTGAACCCTGAATTCAGAGATTGCTTCTTCTCTTTTGCTGCACAAATCAGAGGGTTTCTAAGGGGTT ATGGGGCTCATTTAAGTGGTTTTTATAAGGGCATTCTACTCACAACACTTGGCATTGATGGGAACAATGAAATATTTGTTCTGGCCTATGGGATAAAGGACACTAAGAGTTGTGATAGTTGGACCTACTTCATGAGATGCTTAAGGCAAATGTGTGAGCAGGAGGGTTGCAACAGCGATGATTGGACCTTCATAAGTGATAGGATGAAG GGAGTTGAATTAGCAGTTAGAGAAACCTTTCCTAAAGCAACTAGGAGAGTTTGCTACCAACACTTATACATGAACTGTAAGAACAATGTCTTCAGTGGATCTGCATTCCACAAGTTATTTTGGATAGCTGCTGATGCATACAATAACTATGGGTATGGTAAGGCAATGGAGAAGATCACCGA TTGGTATACATCAATCAGAAGTTGGTTTATGCAGAGGGTAGGGGCTAGATTTGACAAGGCAATTGACATGGAGGATGGCCAGCTTACTACATATGCAGTAAAAGAGTTGGAGGATAGAACAACTGAGTCCAGGTTATGTTATGGCACAACCTGTGGAGGGGGTGAATTTGAGTTTAGGGATGGACATGTTAACTTCCTGATCAGGCTTGCAACAAGAAGTTGTGCCTATGGGAAGTGGCAGATCTGTGGAATCCCCTGCAAGCATGCACTGTGA
- the LOC130471939 gene encoding uncharacterized protein: protein MNYSASPRGRIWVGWKHQVVTVQLTKCTKQLIHGDVLAKSGNFQTTFTAVYGLHSVETRRPLWTDLIQLSTVTVGPWLIMGDFNAVLYSGDRINGNPVHDAETRDFEGCIDIADLAEIKSCGHFFSWSNKGKGNPRISSRIDRALGNIDWHNKYVDAVVDFMNPGLSDHSPLLLNCRVEWAAGGRPFKFFNYMATHVDFLKIVQDGWAQRCTGSPMFSLWQKLKVVKGGLKTLHQKEFARLDERIDLLRQELDEESAYWQKSRIQWIKEGDANTKFFFSAMEERISRNNIDVLYNDAGDKLVTTDDIKAEIKGFYVNLIGTAAPHLTGIDIELVRQGKQLSPLAAENLIQPVTNKEIDEALKGIDVNKDPGIDGLNGLFFRKAWDIVKEEVMQPVFGEIVGSAQSGFIPGRVISDNILMATELVKCYSKKHVSPRCMIKVDLKKAYDSLEWPFLKSMLQELGFPDKFVKWIMSCLCSVSYSILVNGFPSKPIPSQNGLRQGDPMSPFLFAIGMEYLSRCLSSLNNSKGFRFHPRCKRIELTHMMFAYDLLMFSRGDDASVSLLFEAFSKFSAASGLEANMMKSELYLAGVPDSVAHSILAKIGIPRGSFPFKYLSVPLSTRKLSFADCKPLIEKTVARVRSWSAKLLSYAGRLQLVRSVLFGIQLYWCQIFIMPKKVLKEIQRICRCFLWTGAEGNSRKALVAWDQLCLPKVCGGWNLKDLPLWNKSAVAKHCWALSLKADKLWVKWIHTYYVKHNDLWTMPIPNGLSWSLKNIWQQRETLSSPGDMQKFVTSGKFKIQRLYNHLRQQGEPVRWKRIVCNSHASPKSVFIVWLALQDRLATKDRLRRWNIIVDSVCSLCHNTDESRDHLFFECSYSAEIWSQVLQRSGIHRASGTWNEEVQWVQKVSRSTRSKARLCNSLFCETVYSIWLARNSKIFSNQFEKPYRNWGKVTAEIRVKGRDNPGLVFMNVVATIKNHRKEKERKLKERQEELLRAQREEEEEMRKK from the exons AATAATGGGAGATTTCAATGCAGTGCTTTACTCAGGGGATAGAATCAATGGTAATCCTGTCCATGATGCTGAAACCAGAGATTTTGAGGGGTGTATTGATATTGCTGATCTAGCTGAAATCAAGAGTTGTGGGCACTTCTTTTCTTGGAGCAATAAGGGGAAAGGGAATCCTAGAATTTCTTCTAGAATTGACAGAGCTCTAGGGAATATTGACTGGCATAATAAATATGTTGATGCAGTGGTTGATTTTATGAACCCTGGGTTGTCAGATCACTCACCATTGTTGTTGAATTGTAGAGTGGAGTGGGCAGCTGGAGGAAGGCCTTTCAAATTTTTCAACTATATGGCCACTCATGTGGATTTTCTGAAAATTGTCCAAGATGGTTGGGCTCAGAGATGCACTGGATCACCCATGTTTTCTTTGTGGCAGAAATTGAAAGTGGTCAAAGGTGGATTGAAGACTCTACACCAGAAGGAGTTTGCTAGACTAGATGAGAGAATTGATTTGCTCAGGCAAGAACTTGATGAG GAGAGTGCCTACTGGCAAAAGTCTAGAATTCAGTGGATCAAAGAGGGGGATGCAAACACTAAATTCTTTTTTAGTGCCATGGAAGAGAGAATTTCAAGGAACAACATTGATGTACTATACAATGATGCTGGAGATAAACTGGTTACCACAGATGATATCAAAGCAGAAATCAAGGGGTTTTATGTGAATCTTATTGGTACTGCAGCTCCTCATCTCACTGGTATTGATATTGAGCTTGTTAGACAGGGCAAGCAGCTTTCTCCTCTAGCTGCAGAAAATTTGATTCAGCCTGTTACCAACAAAGAGATTGATGAAGCTCTTAAAGGCATTGATGTGAACAAAGACCCAGGCATTGATGGTCTAAATGGTCTTTTTTTCAGGAAAGCTTGGGATATAGTGAAGGAGGAAGT AATGCAACCAGTCTTTGGAGAAATAGTGGGTTCCGCACAATCTGGGTTTATTCCAGGGAGAGTCATTTCTGATAACATCCTAATGGCTACTGAGTTGGTAAAATGCTATTCCAAGAAACATGTGTCCCCTAGATGTATGATTAAAGTAGACCTTAAAAAGGCCTATGATTCCCTGGAATGGCCTTTCTTGAAGAGTATGTTGCAAGAACTGGGCTTTCCTGATAAGTTTGTAAAGTGGATTATGTCTTGCCTATGCTCAGTGTCTTATTCTATTCTGGTGAATGGGTTTCCTTCCAAGCCAATTCCTTCTCAGAATGGGTTGAGACAGGGTGATCCAATGTCACCATTCCTGTTTGCAATAGGAATGGAATATCTTTCTAGATGCTTGTCATCCCTCAACAATTCAAAAGGGTTCAGATTTCACCCAAGATGTAAAAGAATAGAGCTGACTCACATGATGTTTGCATATGACTTACTAATGTTTTCTAGGGGAGATGATGCTTCTGTTTCTCTCCTTTTTGAGGCTTTCTCTAAATTTTCTGCTGCTTCTGGTTTGGAAGCTAATATGATGAAGAGTGAACTGTATTTGGCTGGTGTGCCTGATTCTGTAGCTCACAGTATCCTAGCTAAGATTGGCATCCCTAGAGGTTCTTTCCCCTTTAAGTACCTTAGTGTCCCCCTCTCAACTAGGAAACTGAGCTTTGCAGACTGTAAGCCTCTGATTGAGAAGACTGTAGCAAGGGTCAGAAGTTGGTCTGCAAAACTACTCAGTTATGCTGGAAGGTTGCAACTGGTTAGATCAGTTTTATTTGGCATCCAGTTGTACTGGTGTCAGATATTCATTATGCCTAAGAAGGTGTTGAAAGAAATTCAAAGAATCTGTAGGTGTTTCTTGTGGACTGGAGCTGAAGGGAACTCAAGGAAAGCACTAGTTGCTTGGGATCAGTTGTGCTTGCCTAAAGTTTGTGGGGGTTGGAACCTTAAAGACTTACCTCTGTGGAACAAGTCAGCTGTTGCAAAACACTGCTGGGCCTTGTCCTTAAAAGCTGATAAGTTGTGGGTGAAATGGATCCACACATACTATGTGAAGCATAATGATTTATGGACCATGCCAATTCCCAATGGCCTTTCTTGGTCATTAAAGAACATTTGGCAACAAAGGGAGACTCTGAGTAGTCCTGGTGATATGCAGAAGTTTGTAACTTCAGGGAAATTTAAGATTCAGAGGCTGTATAATCATTTGAGGCAACAAGGGGAACCTGTGAGATGGAAGAGAATTGTGTGTAACAGCCATGCTAGCCCAAAAAGTGTGTTTATTGTGTGGTTGGCCCTGCAGGATAGACTTGCAACTAAAGATAGGCTGAGAAGATGGAATATTATTGTAGATAGTGTCTGTAGCCTGTGTCACAACACTGATGAAAGTAGAGATCATCTTTTCTTTGAGTGTAGTTATTCTGCTGAAATATGGAGCCAGGTTCTGCAGAGAAGTGGAATTCATAGAGCTTCTGGAACTTGGAATGAAGAGGTGCAGTGGGTTCAGAAAGTAAGCAGGAGTACTAGAAGCAAAGCTAGATTGTGTAATAGTCTGTTCTGTGAAACTGTGTATTCTATCTGGTTAGCTaggaattctaaaattttctCTAACCAGTTTGAAA aACCCTATAGGAATTGGGGTAAAGTCACTGCTGAAATTCGGGTTAAGGGAAGAGATAATCCAGggttggtgtttatgaatgttgtTGCCACAATTAAGAATCATAGGAAGGAAAAAGAGAGGAAGCTTAAGGAGAGACAAGAGGAATTGTTGAGGGCTCaaagagaggaggaagaggaaatgaggaaaaaatag